The following nucleotide sequence is from Alteromonas sp. V450.
TTTTGTCTAAGCGACGCAGTCGTAGTGTTGCACGTCCTCGTCAAGTGGCTATGGCCCTTGCAAAAGAGCTCACGAATCATAGCCTTCCAGAATTAGGGAACGCGTTTGGTGGGCGAGACCATACTACAGTTTTGCACGCATGTAGAAAAATAGAGCAGCTAAGAGAAGAAAGTCATGATATAAAAGAGGACTATAAGAACCTCATTAGGACTTTGTCTTCCTAACACTACGACCTTAGAGGCGAGATAGCACTGCGATGAAATTTACTATAAGCCGCGAACAATTTTTACAGCCCCTACAGTTGGTATCTGGTGCTGTAGAGCGCAGACACACACTGCCAATTCTTTCCAATGTTCTCATTAAAGTAAGTGAGGACGCACTTTGGCTTACTGGTACAGATTTAGAGGTAGAACTAATTTCTAGTGTGAAATTAGAGGGTGAATTCACGGAAGGTGAAATTACTGTTCCTGCTAAAAAACTGTTTGATATTATTCGCGGTATTTCTGAAGGAACAGATATTCATTTCTCGTTAGATGGCAGCAAGGCACTTATTCGTGCCGGTCGAGGCCGTTATACGCTTTCTACTTTATCTGCCAACGACTACCCAAATCTTGAAGATTGGGAAGGCGAAGTTGAATTTGAATTATCGTGCAGTGATCTAAAACGTCTTATCGATGCAACGAGCTTCTCAATGGCTCAACAAGACGTACGTTATTACTTAAATGGCATGTCGCTTGAAACAGAAGAGAATGTTATTCGTACTGTAGCGACTGACGGCCACCGCCTAGCGCTTTGCCGCTTAAATTACGAGACAGCATTGCCATCTCGACAGGTGATCATTCCACGTAAAGGCGTGTTAGAAATTTCTCGTCTTATTAGTGAAGACGACAAGTCTCTTAAAGTGCAAATTGGCGCAAACCATCTTCGTATTTTCTCAAACGACTTTATTTTTACTTCAAAGTTAGTTGATGGAAGATTCCCTGACTATCGCCGTGTGTTACCTCAAAATGGCGACAAGGAAATAATTGCGAGTAAAGCTGTGCTCAAAGAAGCGTTTTCACGTGCGGCTATTTTATCTAATGAAAAATTTAGAGGCGTACGATTAAACTTGTCTTCCGGTGAGCTTAAGATTACGGCTAACAACCCAGAGCAAGAAGAAGCGGAAGAAATCGTTGATGTTCAATACCAAGGCGACGATTTAGAAATAGGCTTTAACGTTGCCTATCTCATTGACGTGTTGAACGCGCTTGGATCTGATGGAGTTAAAGTGAGTTTGTCAGATTCAAACGCTAGTGCGCTTATCGAAGATGATGCCAATGATGCGGCGTTGTACGTAATCATGCCGATGCGACTGTAGTCACTACTACATTCTTTGTCTGCTACGTTTTCGTATAATATTCATTATTTTGTTATTTAATTTATCAATTCAAGAAGCGACGGGTGTTGACACTCTTCGCTTCTTTTCGTTCATCAGCGTGACCTTATGAAACTGGACCGCGTCCAGATTACACAGTTTCGTAATCTTACATCCGTATCACTTTCTCCTTCACCATCTTTAACCGTTATCAAAGGCGTGAATGGGAGTGGAAAATCTTCCTTAATTGAAGCACTTTATTACCTTGGTTTTGGCCGCTCTTTTAGAACAAACAAACATAGCTCGGTTATTCAAAATGAGAAGGATAGCTTCAGTGTCTTTGCATCATGCAAAACTGAAGAAGGGGACGAATTAAAGCTAGGCTTCCAACGAAGTCGAAACGAGACATTTACGTGCAGTATTAATGGCGAACATTCCAACAAGTTATCAGATTTGGTTAGTCTGGTTCCGCTTCAGCTTTTCACTCCGCAGAGTACAGACCTTATAATTGGTTCGCCTTCAGAGCGTCGACGTTTTTGTGATTGGGGGTTGTTTCACGTGGAACATCAGTTTCAATCGCTTGCTAACCAATATGGTAAGTTTTTAAAACATAGAAATGCCTTACTGAAACAGCAGGCAAATTTAAGTGCACCGCAAAACCAATACTGGGAATCTCAATTTGCTGAACTTGGAGAGTCTCTCACAGCTTCCCGACAAGAATACGTAGATAACCTTACTCCAATCTTCAAGCAATATGCGCAAGAATTTCTTCCTAACTTCGATGTGGAATTAAGTTACTATAAAGGGTGGGAAAAAGATGTCGGTTTATCAGAAAGCCTAGTTAAAAAACGTGAGTATGATGGTAAAATAGGACATACCTCTTCTGGGCCCCATAAAGCCGATTTACGGCTTAAAGTGAATGGTGTAAACGCCCAGGAGCTTTTATCGAGAGGGCAGCTTAGAATGGCTGTGGCAGCGCTTCAAATGTCACAAACTAAGCTATTTAATTCGGTAACGCAGCGCAAAAGTATTTTTTTACTTGATGACGTAGGTGCTGAATTAGATGCCGATAAAAGAGAACAATTTATTGATGGGTTGCTTAAAATGGATACGCAGGTTTTCGTTACTGCAATAGAGTCCACGCAACTCGCTTTTATACAAAAATACAACGAAAAGAAAATGTTTCACGTGGAACATGGAAGCGTGAAAGAGGAGTAAAAGCTAGTATGTCAGCAGAGAACAACTACGACTCGTCCAGTATTAAAGTACTTAAAGGATTAGATGCAGTAAGAAAGCGCCCTGGTATGTATATCGGTGATACTGATGATGGTACCGGATTGCACCACATGGTTTTTGAGGTGGTCGATAACTCTATCGATGAAGCACTTGCTGGACATTGTTCTGAGATTACTGTGCTCATTCACAGCGATGGCTCAGTATCTGTGTCTGACGATGGACGTGGTATACCAACTGAATTGCACCCAGAAGAGGGCGTATCTGCCGCTGAAGTTATCATGACGGTTCTTCATGCGGGCGGTAAATTCGACGATAACTCCTATAAAGTATCGGGTGGTTTGCACGGTGTAGGTGTATCAGTAGTAAACGCACTTTCAAGCCGACTAAAGCTTCGTATTCGTCGTGGTGGTAAAGCGCATGAACAAGAATATCATCATGGTGTTCCACAATCGCCGCTAGCGGTAACAGGCGATACCGACAAAACGGGAACTATGATCCGTTTCTGGCCAAGTTCAGATACCTTTACAGATACGCTTTATCACTACGACATTCTTGCCAAACGTCTTCGAGA
It contains:
- the dnaN gene encoding DNA polymerase III subunit beta, which gives rise to MKFTISREQFLQPLQLVSGAVERRHTLPILSNVLIKVSEDALWLTGTDLEVELISSVKLEGEFTEGEITVPAKKLFDIIRGISEGTDIHFSLDGSKALIRAGRGRYTLSTLSANDYPNLEDWEGEVEFELSCSDLKRLIDATSFSMAQQDVRYYLNGMSLETEENVIRTVATDGHRLALCRLNYETALPSRQVIIPRKGVLEISRLISEDDKSLKVQIGANHLRIFSNDFIFTSKLVDGRFPDYRRVLPQNGDKEIIASKAVLKEAFSRAAILSNEKFRGVRLNLSSGELKITANNPEQEEAEEIVDVQYQGDDLEIGFNVAYLIDVLNALGSDGVKVSLSDSNASALIEDDANDAALYVIMPMRL
- the recF gene encoding DNA replication/repair protein RecF yields the protein MKLDRVQITQFRNLTSVSLSPSPSLTVIKGVNGSGKSSLIEALYYLGFGRSFRTNKHSSVIQNEKDSFSVFASCKTEEGDELKLGFQRSRNETFTCSINGEHSNKLSDLVSLVPLQLFTPQSTDLIIGSPSERRRFCDWGLFHVEHQFQSLANQYGKFLKHRNALLKQQANLSAPQNQYWESQFAELGESLTASRQEYVDNLTPIFKQYAQEFLPNFDVELSYYKGWEKDVGLSESLVKKREYDGKIGHTSSGPHKADLRLKVNGVNAQELLSRGQLRMAVAALQMSQTKLFNSVTQRKSIFLLDDVGAELDADKREQFIDGLLKMDTQVFVTAIESTQLAFIQKYNEKKMFHVEHGSVKEE